One genomic segment of Halalkalicoccus tibetensis includes these proteins:
- the surE gene encoding 5'/3'-nucleotidase SurE, producing the protein MDTDLEILLTNDDGIDSPGFRALHDALSEVANVVAVAPADDQSAVGRTMSNEVSVEDHELGFAIGGTPVDCIVAGLEALGPAPDLVVSGCNTGANLGAYVLGRSGTVSAAVEAAFCGVPAIAVSLHIPEEEWPREPAVEEYAEACRATRHLVELAPVRGVFEHADYLNVNAPIAGEEPAPMRVTRPSTVYEMAATQDGDSITLRDLTWETLGAGEVDDPEGTDRRAIADGEVSVSPLTAPHTTEHHEALDRLADEY; encoded by the coding sequence ATGGACACCGACCTCGAGATCCTGCTGACCAACGACGACGGGATCGACAGCCCCGGCTTCCGCGCGCTCCACGACGCGCTCTCGGAGGTGGCGAACGTCGTCGCCGTCGCGCCGGCGGACGACCAGAGCGCGGTCGGCCGGACCATGTCGAACGAGGTGAGCGTCGAGGACCACGAGCTCGGCTTCGCGATCGGGGGCACGCCGGTCGACTGTATCGTCGCGGGCCTCGAGGCGCTGGGCCCCGCGCCGGACCTCGTGGTCTCGGGCTGTAACACCGGCGCGAACCTCGGGGCCTACGTGCTGGGGCGCTCGGGCACCGTCAGCGCCGCCGTCGAGGCGGCCTTCTGTGGGGTGCCCGCGATCGCCGTCTCGCTCCACATCCCGGAAGAGGAGTGGCCCCGCGAGCCCGCCGTCGAGGAGTACGCGGAGGCCTGCCGGGCAACCAGACACCTCGTCGAGCTGGCGCCCGTCCGCGGCGTCTTCGAGCACGCCGACTACCTGAACGTCAACGCGCCGATCGCGGGCGAGGAGCCCGCGCCGATGCGGGTGACCCGCCCCTCGACGGTCTACGAGATGGCCGCGACACAGGACGGCGACTCGATCACGCTGCGCGACCTCACCTGGGAGACGCTCGGCGCGGGCGAGGTCGACGACCCCGAGGGGACCGACCGACGGGCGATCGCCGACGGCGAGGTCAGCGTCTCGCCGCTGACCGCCCCCCACACGACCGAGCACCACGAGGCGCTCGACCGGCTCGCAGACGAGTACTAG
- a CDS encoding J domain-containing protein codes for METLYDVLGVDPDADPEAIRRAYRERVKRHHPDAGGDAGEFRRLTTARDVLLDRESRRRYDALGHRRYALRHLDGEEWPVDTPRNARRRSNARRRSGSGSRRRTGRGARGRSRGRRDRNRRRGRQDRSSGPVDAAVALGTYRRVLVRAGLVLLALFCLAIVLSALSL; via the coding sequence ATGGAGACGCTGTACGACGTTCTCGGCGTCGACCCGGACGCCGACCCCGAGGCGATCCGTCGTGCCTACCGCGAGCGGGTCAAGCGTCACCACCCCGACGCCGGCGGCGACGCCGGGGAGTTCCGCCGGCTCACCACCGCCCGGGACGTGCTGCTCGATAGGGAGAGCCGAAGGCGCTACGACGCGCTCGGCCACCGCCGGTACGCGCTTCGCCACCTCGACGGCGAGGAGTGGCCGGTCGACACCCCCCGAAACGCCCGGCGTCGGTCGAATGCGCGCCGGCGATCCGGGTCCGGATCGCGCCGCCGAACCGGCCGGGGTGCTCGGGGACGAAGCCGGGGCCGGCGGGACCGAAACCGACGCCGAGGGCGGCAGGATCGGTCGAGCGGCCCCGTCGACGCCGCCGTCGCCCTGGGGACCTACCGGCGGGTGCTCGTGCGGGCCGGGCTCGTCCTCCTCGCGCTGTTCTGTCTGGCGATCGTCCTCTCGGCGCTGTCGCTCTAG